The Ovis canadensis isolate MfBH-ARS-UI-01 breed Bighorn chromosome 13, ARS-UI_OviCan_v2, whole genome shotgun sequence genome includes a region encoding these proteins:
- the ASB13 gene encoding ankyrin repeat and SOCS box protein 13 yields MEPRSLDGSFLGDVGFWVERTPVHEAAQRGETRQLQQLIESGACVNQVTVDSITPLHAASLQGQVQCVQLLLAAGAQVDARNIDGSTPLCDACASGSVECVKLLLSYGAKVNPPLYTASPLHEACMSGSSECVRLLIDVGANLEAHDCHFGTPLHVACAREHLDCVKVLLNAGANVNAAKLHETALHHAAKVKNVDLIEMLIQFGGNIYARDNRGRKPSDYTWASSAPARCLEHYEKTPLSLSQLCRVSLRRAAGVRGLEKIARLDIPPRLIDFLSYN; encoded by the exons ATGGAGCCCCGCTCCTTGGACGGCAGCTTCCTGGGTGACGTGG GTTTCTGGGTGGAGCGCACCCCTGTGCACGAGGCGGCCCAGAGGGGGGAGACCCGACAGCTGCAGCAGCTGATTGAGAGTGGGGCCTGCGTCAATCAGGTCACAGTGGACTCCATCACGCCCCTGCATGCGGCCAGTCTGCAGGGCCAGGTGCAGTGCGTGCAGCTGCTGCTGGCCGCTGGGGCCCAG GTGGATGCTCGCAACATTGACGGCAGCACCCCGCTCTGTGATGCCTGTGCCTCAGGCAGTGTCGAGTGCGTGAAGCTCCTGCTCTCCTATGGGGCCAAGGTCAACCCGCCCTTGTACACAGCGTCCCCGCTGCACGAAGCCTGCATGAGCG GAAGTTCCGAGTGTGTGAGGCTTCTGATCGATGTTGGGGCCAACCTGGAAGCGCACGACTGCCACTTTGGGACCCCTCTGCATGTTGCCTGCGCCCGCGAGCATCTGGACTGTGTCAAAGTGCTGCTCAATGCAG GGGCCAACGTGAACGCGGCGAAGCTCCATGAGACGGCGCTGCACCACGCGGCCAAGGTGAAGAACGTGGACCTCATCGAGATGCTCATCCAGTTTGGGGGCAACATCTACGCGCGCGACAACCGGGGGCGGAAGCCGTCGGACTACACGTGGGCCAGCAGTGCCCCCGCCAGGTGCCTGGAGCACTATGAGA AGACCCCCCTTAGCCTGTCTCAGCTCTGCAGGGTGAGCCTGAGGCGGGCGGCCGGCGTCAGGGGGCTGGAGAAGATCGCCAGGCTGGACATCCCTCCCCGGCTCATCGACTTCCTCTCGTACAACTGA